A window of the Phragmites australis chromosome 20, lpPhrAust1.1, whole genome shotgun sequence genome harbors these coding sequences:
- the LOC133901980 gene encoding myb family transcription factor PHL7-like isoform X2, which produces MHLPKPEASFDPTRTNSVAHQQQMELGGNSMASNNGADNSTNLAARQRLRWTDELHERFVEAVTQLGGPDRATPKGVLRIMGVPGLTIYHVKSHLQKYRLAKYIPDSSTDGNKADNKDPGDLLAGLEGSSGLQISEALKLQMEVQKRLHEQLEVQRQLQLRIEAQGKYLQKIIEEQQRLTGVKPETHLAGASVTVSGDQFTDSERTEPSTPAPTSESPTQGVPSKRDHGGRAEATKSPCHDDSLSRREPLTPDSNCQPCSPTASPKHERATKRQRGNGTDLLEAEDSLPRLIFESCSGSEFQQYFMS; this is translated from the exons ATGCACTTGCCAAAACCAGAAGCTAGTTTTGACCCAACTCGTACAAACTCAGTCGCACACCAGCAGCAGATGGAACTAGGTGGAAACAGCATGGCTTCTAATAATGGAGCAGATAACAGTACCAACTTGGCTGCGAGGCAACGCTTACGGTGGACAGATGAACTTCATGAAAGATTTGTTGAGGCTGTTACTCAGCTTGGTGGCCCTGACA GAGCAACTCCTAAAGGAGTTCTGAGAATTATGGGTGTTCCTGGATTGACAATATACCATGTGAAAAGCCATTTGCAG AAATACCGGCTGGCAAAGTATATCCCCGACTCATCGACTGATG GTAACAAGGCTGATAACAAAGACCCAGGGGATTTGCTTGCAGGACTTGAGGGATCCTC TGGATTGCAGATCTCTGAAGCCCTCAAGCTACAGATGGAGGTCCAAAAGCGGCTGCATGAGCAGTTAGAA GTACAAAGGCAGCTGCAGTTGCGAATTGAGGCTCAGGGCAAGTACCTCCAGAAGATCATCGAAGAGCAGCAGCGTCTTACGGGTGTAAAACCTGAAACACATCTTGCAGGTGCTTCTGTTACAGTATCAGGCGATCAATTCACCGACTCTGAGAGGACTGAACCCTCAACTCCAGCACCTACATCTGAGTCACCAACTCAAGGTGTCCCTTCCAAGAGGGACCATGGAGGCCGAGCTGAAGCAACCAAGAGCCCCTGCCATGATGATTCTCTCTCCCGCCGTGAACCGCTAACCCCTGATTCCAATTGTCAGCCTTGTTCTCCTACCGCTAGTCCAAAGCATGAGAGGGCAACGAAGAGGCAGCGAGGCAATGGTACTGACTTATTAGAGGCGGAGGATTCCCTTCCGCGCCTCATCTTCGAGTCGTGCTCAGGCTCCGAGTTCCAACAATATTTTATGTCCTAA
- the LOC133901980 gene encoding myb family transcription factor PHL7-like isoform X1 yields MHLPKPEASFDPTRTNSVAHQQQMELGGNSMASNNGADNSTNLAARQRLRWTDELHERFVEAVTQLGGPDSMCPFCRATPKGVLRIMGVPGLTIYHVKSHLQKYRLAKYIPDSSTDGNKADNKDPGDLLAGLEGSSGLQISEALKLQMEVQKRLHEQLEVQRQLQLRIEAQGKYLQKIIEEQQRLTGVKPETHLAGASVTVSGDQFTDSERTEPSTPAPTSESPTQGVPSKRDHGGRAEATKSPCHDDSLSRREPLTPDSNCQPCSPTASPKHERATKRQRGNGTDLLEAEDSLPRLIFESCSGSEFQQYFMS; encoded by the exons ATGCACTTGCCAAAACCAGAAGCTAGTTTTGACCCAACTCGTACAAACTCAGTCGCACACCAGCAGCAGATGGAACTAGGTGGAAACAGCATGGCTTCTAATAATGGAGCAGATAACAGTACCAACTTGGCTGCGAGGCAACGCTTACGGTGGACAGATGAACTTCATGAAAGATTTGTTGAGGCTGTTACTCAGCTTGGTGGCCCTGACAGTATGTGTCCATTCTGCA GAGCAACTCCTAAAGGAGTTCTGAGAATTATGGGTGTTCCTGGATTGACAATATACCATGTGAAAAGCCATTTGCAG AAATACCGGCTGGCAAAGTATATCCCCGACTCATCGACTGATG GTAACAAGGCTGATAACAAAGACCCAGGGGATTTGCTTGCAGGACTTGAGGGATCCTC TGGATTGCAGATCTCTGAAGCCCTCAAGCTACAGATGGAGGTCCAAAAGCGGCTGCATGAGCAGTTAGAA GTACAAAGGCAGCTGCAGTTGCGAATTGAGGCTCAGGGCAAGTACCTCCAGAAGATCATCGAAGAGCAGCAGCGTCTTACGGGTGTAAAACCTGAAACACATCTTGCAGGTGCTTCTGTTACAGTATCAGGCGATCAATTCACCGACTCTGAGAGGACTGAACCCTCAACTCCAGCACCTACATCTGAGTCACCAACTCAAGGTGTCCCTTCCAAGAGGGACCATGGAGGCCGAGCTGAAGCAACCAAGAGCCCCTGCCATGATGATTCTCTCTCCCGCCGTGAACCGCTAACCCCTGATTCCAATTGTCAGCCTTGTTCTCCTACCGCTAGTCCAAAGCATGAGAGGGCAACGAAGAGGCAGCGAGGCAATGGTACTGACTTATTAGAGGCGGAGGATTCCCTTCCGCGCCTCATCTTCGAGTCGTGCTCAGGCTCCGAGTTCCAACAATATTTTATGTCCTAA